In Aedes albopictus strain Foshan chromosome 3, AalbF5, whole genome shotgun sequence, the following are encoded in one genomic region:
- the LOC109409015 gene encoding larval cuticle protein A2B isoform X1: protein MQSESLVQRVTTKMALKVRIKSPIVVRIIYQLYFGITFVYLQVAILTGIVAAAQAIAVGYPAPIAAYRPAYPAVAKIAAPYDPNPQYSYSYAVADAVTGDNKSQQESRSGDVVTGSYSLIEPDGTQRVVEYTADPVNGFNAVVHRGAVAAKVVAPVAKIAAPYAAHPLAHPLAHPLAHPYGHPILG, encoded by the exons ATGCAATCGGAAAGCTTAGTTCAACGAGTAACGACAAAAATGGCTCTGAAAGTAAGAATAAAATCACCTATTGTAGTGAGAATTATATACCAATTATATTTTGGAATTACTTTTGTGTACCTCCAGGTCGCAATTCTCACTGGAATCGTCGCAGCAGCTCAGGCTATTGCCGTGGGATATCCTGCTCCAATTGCGGCGTACCGTCCAGCATACCCAGCCGTGGCGAAAATTGCTGCTCCTTATGACCCAAACCCTCAATATAGCTACAGCTACGCCGTTGCG GATGCCGTCACTGGTGATAACAAGAGCCAGCAGGAATCCCGATCTGGAGATGTTGTGACCGGTTCCTATTCGCTGATCGAACCCGATGGCACCCAGCGCGTGGTCGAATATACTGCCGATCCCGTCAACGGATTCAACGCTGTCGTGCATCGTGGCGCAGTGGCTGCTAAGGTTGTTGCTCCGGTAGCTAAAATTGCTGCTCCATATGCGGCACACCCACTCGCCCACCCCTTGGCTCATCCCTTGGCACATCCGTACGGTCACCCAATCCTCGGTTAA
- the LOC109409015 gene encoding larval cuticle protein A2B isoform X2 produces the protein MQSESLVQRVTTKMALKVAILTGIVAAAQAIAVGYPAPIAAYRPAYPAVAKIAAPYDPNPQYSYSYAVADAVTGDNKSQQESRSGDVVTGSYSLIEPDGTQRVVEYTADPVNGFNAVVHRGAVAAKVVAPVAKIAAPYAAHPLAHPLAHPLAHPYGHPILG, from the exons ATGCAATCGGAAAGCTTAGTTCAACGAGTAACGACAAAAATGGCTCTGAAA GTCGCAATTCTCACTGGAATCGTCGCAGCAGCTCAGGCTATTGCCGTGGGATATCCTGCTCCAATTGCGGCGTACCGTCCAGCATACCCAGCCGTGGCGAAAATTGCTGCTCCTTATGACCCAAACCCTCAATATAGCTACAGCTACGCCGTTGCG GATGCCGTCACTGGTGATAACAAGAGCCAGCAGGAATCCCGATCTGGAGATGTTGTGACCGGTTCCTATTCGCTGATCGAACCCGATGGCACCCAGCGCGTGGTCGAATATACTGCCGATCCCGTCAACGGATTCAACGCTGTCGTGCATCGTGGCGCAGTGGCTGCTAAGGTTGTTGCTCCGGTAGCTAAAATTGCTGCTCCATATGCGGCACACCCACTCGCCCACCCCTTGGCTCATCCCTTGGCACATCCGTACGGTCACCCAATCCTCGGTTAA
- the LOC109409017 gene encoding larval cuticle protein A3A → MAFKFAVFAAVVAVANAVAIGYPGAYHPAAYPAAYPALGVAKVAAPLAYPAVAKVAAPVIAKAVDDYDPNPQYSYSYHIADALTGDNKEQQESRSGDVVTGSYSLVEPDGTRRVVEYTADPVNGFNAVVHREPLAVKAVAPVAAYPAVAKVAAPLAYPAAHVGYPAYGKAILG, encoded by the exons ATGGCATTCAAA TTCGCAGTCTTCGCCGCCGTCGTGGCCGTCGCCAATGCTGTCGCCATCGGATACCCCGGCGCCTACCACCCAGCTGCTTACCCAGCTGCCTACCCAGCCCTCGGTGTGGCCAAGGTTGCCGCTCCCCTGGCCTACCCAGCCGTCGCCAAGGTTGCCGCCCCAGTGATCGCCAAGGCCGTCGATGATTATGATCCAAACCCACAGTACAGCTACAGCTACCACATTGCC GATGCCCTGACCGGAGACAACAAGGAACAGCAGGAATCTCGCTCCGGAGATGTTGTCACTGGATCCTACTCCCTGGTTGAACCCGATGGCACCCGTCGTGTCGTTGAATACACCGCCGATCCAGTCAACGGATTCAACGCCGTCGTCCACCGTGAGCCACTTGCCGTCAAGGCTGTTGCCCCAGTCGCTGCCTACCCAGCCGTCGCCAAGGTTGCCGCTCCTCTGGCCTACCCAGCTGCCCACGTTGGATACCCAGCCTACGGCAAGGCCATCCTCGGTTAA